In a genomic window of Streptomyces sp. NBC_01231:
- a CDS encoding AAA family ATPase: protein MATERTPLVGREAELARLDRLLAELVGDVPGRPAVLDVGGEAGIGKSRLVHELCLAATRRGAAVLRGRATEYERHIPFQPFTDAFSDLAPEAVESFPEAAEVAPVLSGAPRSTDRFHLHRATAALLTHAAASPLVVVLDDMHWADAASLELLDHLVRHPVRARVLLVLARRDRQSPALLAATLTRGTETGAVRRTVLGPLGERDCVELLTPDLARDQAVRLFTASEGNPLYLLTLLQAHREGASVSRLSTTGLGALLLDELTPLTPSQGRLVQVVAALGDHATPALLGPVTGHEPGQLADDLAVLTRRDLLRTGTHGRIALRHPVLRSLVRDGTDPWQRTEIHRVVGAELARTGAPLAGRAHHAEQSLSGWDPRAAAVLVEAAEQAAQTAPASSAHWLEVVLRQLPHTPEHAARRRELMLRRARALGVGGRLRESRDLLHQVIALPDPGDGTGSRASAVVLCAVMERHLGRYSEAVALLRRELHRTDPAPSLADQVALGLELGSSAPHDTSYPAVRSEVAHTLEVARSLGDETGVAGALSVAALGEAYEGETAAADDFTRRAAALVDSLPDGDLTGLCEPLVRLAWAEAFLERFADAERHADRGLAIARRTGQIYLLPHLLLCKTHVRTQTCRLASAVELSEEAEDIARGIGSDELLAFVLATRAHALVDACPPGDPRPLATAEEAVAAAGLGVNWWASIAWCVLGYAALIAGDPARAREAVLRAGGPGLRRMQPSMRPLFLEVLVTAAVTMGDLDAAKDWAERAREEAERLDLPVQRASALRSAAQIRLGLGDDNAAADLFVAAADESARSGGVFWEAFSLLFGASLSAADPGGSRRGQAAWHRGRRLAVAGGCGMLTGLADAVGPALAAAADGPERRLAELTAREREIADLVADGLTSPAIAERLCLSRRTVETHISRVYRKTGVSSRAALAGLMAGRTPRPASGG from the coding sequence ATGGCGACGGAACGGACACCGCTGGTCGGCAGAGAGGCGGAACTCGCGCGGCTCGACCGGCTGCTGGCGGAACTGGTGGGGGACGTGCCCGGCCGCCCGGCGGTGCTGGACGTCGGCGGTGAGGCGGGCATCGGCAAGAGCCGGCTGGTCCACGAGCTGTGCCTGGCCGCGACGCGGCGCGGGGCGGCGGTGCTGCGCGGCCGGGCGACGGAGTACGAACGTCACATCCCGTTCCAGCCGTTCACCGACGCCTTCTCCGACCTCGCCCCGGAGGCCGTCGAATCCTTCCCGGAGGCTGCCGAGGTCGCCCCGGTGCTGAGCGGCGCTCCCCGCAGCACGGACCGCTTCCACCTGCACCGGGCCACCGCCGCCCTGTTGACCCACGCCGCGGCGTCTCCGCTGGTCGTGGTCCTGGACGACATGCACTGGGCGGACGCCGCGTCGCTGGAACTCCTCGACCATCTCGTACGGCACCCCGTGCGCGCCCGCGTCCTGCTGGTCCTCGCCCGCCGCGACCGGCAGAGCCCCGCGCTGCTTGCCGCGACCCTCACCCGCGGCACGGAGACCGGCGCGGTACGGCGGACGGTCCTCGGCCCGCTCGGCGAGCGGGACTGCGTCGAACTGCTCACCCCTGACCTGGCCCGCGACCAGGCCGTACGGCTCTTCACGGCGAGCGAGGGCAACCCGCTGTACCTGCTGACCCTGCTCCAGGCGCACCGCGAGGGCGCGTCGGTGAGTCGACTGTCCACGACGGGCCTCGGGGCGCTGCTGCTCGACGAGTTGACCCCGCTGACGCCGTCGCAGGGCCGGCTCGTCCAAGTGGTGGCAGCTCTGGGCGACCACGCCACGCCCGCGCTGCTCGGCCCGGTGACCGGCCACGAGCCGGGGCAACTGGCCGACGATCTCGCCGTACTGACCCGGCGCGACCTGCTGCGCACCGGCACGCACGGGCGGATCGCGCTGCGTCACCCCGTGCTGCGCAGCCTCGTCCGCGACGGCACCGACCCCTGGCAGCGCACAGAGATCCACCGGGTCGTCGGCGCCGAACTCGCCCGTACCGGAGCCCCGTTGGCCGGGCGGGCGCACCACGCCGAGCAGTCGCTGTCCGGCTGGGACCCGCGGGCGGCGGCGGTGCTGGTCGAGGCCGCCGAGCAGGCCGCGCAGACGGCGCCCGCGAGCAGCGCGCACTGGCTTGAAGTGGTGCTGCGGCAACTTCCGCACACGCCGGAACACGCGGCCAGACGGCGCGAGTTGATGCTGCGGCGGGCCCGGGCGCTGGGCGTCGGCGGCCGGCTCCGGGAGAGCCGGGACCTGTTGCACCAGGTGATCGCCCTGCCCGACCCGGGCGACGGGACGGGGTCGCGGGCGTCTGCTGTCGTGCTGTGCGCCGTCATGGAGCGCCACCTGGGGCGTTACTCGGAGGCGGTCGCCCTGCTCCGCCGCGAGTTGCACCGCACTGATCCCGCGCCGTCGCTCGCCGACCAGGTGGCGCTGGGCCTGGAGCTGGGCTCCTCGGCCCCGCACGACACCTCGTACCCGGCGGTGCGCTCCGAGGTGGCACACACCCTGGAGGTGGCCCGCTCCCTCGGGGACGAGACGGGGGTGGCGGGTGCGCTGAGCGTCGCGGCGCTGGGGGAGGCGTACGAGGGGGAGACGGCTGCGGCGGACGACTTCACCCGCCGGGCGGCGGCCCTCGTGGACTCGCTGCCGGACGGCGATCTGACCGGCCTGTGCGAGCCGCTGGTACGGCTGGCCTGGGCGGAGGCGTTCCTGGAGCGCTTCGCCGACGCCGAGCGGCACGCCGATCGCGGCCTGGCCATTGCCCGCCGCACCGGCCAGATCTACCTTCTGCCCCACCTTCTCCTGTGCAAGACACACGTGCGCACCCAGACCTGCCGGCTCGCGTCGGCGGTGGAACTGTCCGAGGAGGCCGAGGACATCGCCCGCGGCATCGGCAGTGACGAACTGCTCGCCTTCGTCCTCGCCACCAGGGCCCACGCCCTGGTCGACGCCTGCCCGCCCGGCGATCCGCGGCCACTGGCCACCGCCGAGGAGGCGGTGGCCGCGGCGGGTCTGGGCGTCAACTGGTGGGCGTCCATCGCTTGGTGTGTACTCGGCTACGCGGCGCTCATCGCCGGCGATCCGGCTCGTGCCCGGGAGGCGGTCCTGCGTGCCGGCGGCCCCGGCCTGCGGCGGATGCAGCCCTCCATGCGTCCGCTGTTCCTTGAGGTCCTGGTGACCGCCGCCGTCACCATGGGTGACCTGGACGCGGCGAAGGACTGGGCCGAGCGGGCCCGCGAGGAGGCCGAGCGGCTCGATCTGCCCGTGCAGCGCGCCTCTGCCCTGCGCAGCGCCGCGCAGATACGCCTCGGTCTCGGTGACGACAATGCGGCGGCGGACCTGTTCGTGGCGGCGGCCGACGAGAGCGCCCGCAGTGGAGGGGTGTTCTGGGAGGCGTTCTCCCTGCTCTTCGGCGCCTCCCTGTCGGCGGCGGACCCGGGCGGCTCGCGGCGCGGGCAGGCGGCCTGGCACCGGGGGCGGCGGCTCGCCGTGGCCGGGGGCTGCGGGATGCTGACCGGTCTTGCCGACGCGGTTGGCCCGGCGCTGGCCGCCGCCGCTGACGGGCCCGAGCGCCGCCTCGCCGAACTGACCGCCCGCGAACGGGAGATCGCCGACCTCGTCGCCGACGGCCTCACCAGCCCGGCGATCGCCGAACGACTCTGCCTGAGCCGCCGCACGGTCGAGACCCACATCTCCCGGGTCTACCGCAAGACGGGAGTCTCATCGCGGGCAGCTCTGGCGGGCCTGATGGCGGGGCGCACGCCGAGGCCTGCCTCGGGAGGATGA
- a CDS encoding L-serine ammonia-lyase, whose amino-acid sequence MAISVFDLFSIGIGPSSSHTVGPMRAARMFARRLRNEGLLEQVASVRTELYGSLGATGHGHGTPKAVLLGLEGDSPRTVDVESADDRVTRIRETGRISLLGEHEIPFSYDDDLVLHRRKTLPHHANGMTLWAYDAAGSQVLSKTYYSVGGGFVVDEDAMGADRIKLDDTVLKYPFRTGDELLRLTKETGLSISALMLENERAWRTDEEIREGLLAIWRVMQACVSRGMSREGILPGGLKVRRRAAVSARQLRSEGDPLARAMEWITLYAMAVNEENAAGGRVVTAPTNGAAGIIPAVLHYYINFVPGADEDGVVRFLLAAGAIGMLFKENASISGAEVGCQGEVGSACSMAAGALAEVLGGSPEQVENAAEIGMEHNLGLTCDPVGGLVQIPCIERNGMAAAKAVTAARMAMRGDGSHKVSLDKVIKTMKDTGADMSVKYKETARGGLAVNIIEC is encoded by the coding sequence GTGGCCATTTCGGTCTTCGACCTGTTCTCGATCGGCATAGGCCCGTCCAGCTCCCACACGGTCGGCCCGATGCGCGCGGCGCGCATGTTCGCCCGCCGGTTGCGCAACGAGGGCCTGCTGGAGCAGGTCGCCTCGGTGCGCACCGAGTTGTACGGCTCCCTGGGCGCGACCGGGCACGGCCACGGCACGCCCAAGGCGGTGCTGCTCGGCCTGGAGGGCGACTCGCCGCGCACGGTGGACGTGGAGTCGGCGGACGACCGGGTGACACGGATCAGGGAGACGGGCCGCATCAGCCTGCTCGGCGAGCACGAGATCCCCTTCTCCTACGACGACGACCTGGTCCTGCACCGCCGCAAGACCCTCCCCCACCACGCGAACGGCATGACCCTGTGGGCCTACGACGCGGCGGGCTCGCAGGTGCTGTCGAAGACGTACTACTCGGTCGGCGGCGGCTTCGTCGTGGACGAGGACGCGATGGGCGCGGACCGCATCAAGCTCGACGACACGGTCCTCAAGTACCCCTTCCGTACGGGCGACGAGCTGCTGCGCCTGACGAAGGAGACGGGCCTGTCGATCTCCGCGCTGATGCTGGAGAACGAGCGGGCCTGGCGCACCGACGAGGAGATCCGCGAGGGACTGCTGGCGATCTGGCGGGTGATGCAGGCGTGCGTGTCGCGCGGCATGTCCCGCGAGGGCATCCTCCCGGGCGGCCTGAAGGTCCGTCGCCGCGCGGCCGTCTCCGCCCGCCAACTGCGCTCGGAGGGCGACCCGTTGGCGCGCGCGATGGAGTGGATCACGCTCTATGCGATGGCCGTGAACGAGGAGAACGCGGCGGGCGGACGGGTGGTGACCGCGCCCACCAACGGGGCCGCGGGGATCATCCCCGCCGTCCTGCACTACTACATCAACTTCGTGCCGGGCGCCGACGAGGACGGAGTGGTCCGCTTCCTGCTGGCCGCCGGGGCGATCGGCATGCTCTTCAAGGAGAACGCGTCCATCTCCGGCGCCGAGGTCGGCTGCCAGGGCGAGGTCGGCTCGGCCTGCTCGATGGCGGCGGGTGCGCTCGCGGAGGTGCTCGGCGGATCTCCGGAACAGGTCGAGAACGCCGCCGAGATCGGCATGGAACACAATCTCGGCCTGACCTGTGACCCGGTCGGCGGCCTGGTCCAGATCCCCTGCATCGAACGCAACGGCATGGCCGCGGCGAAGGCGGTCACGGCCGCCCGCATGGCGATGCGCGGGGATGGCTCCCACAAGGTGTCCCTCGACAAGGTCATCAAGACGATGAAGGACACCGGCGCGGACATGAGCGTCAAGTACAAGGAGACGGCCCGGGGCGGGCTCGCGGTGAACATCATCGAGTGCTAG
- a CDS encoding serine hydroxymethyltransferase codes for MSVLNTPLHELDPEVAAAVDAELVRQQSTLEMIASENFAPLAVLEAQGSVLTNKYAEGYPGRRYYGGCEHVDVTEQIAIDRVKELFGAEYANVQPHSGASANQAALFALAQPGDTILGLDLAHGGHLTHGMRLNFSGKQFDVVAYHVDAATGLVDMAELERLAKEHRPKVIIAGWSAYPRQLDFAEFRRIADEVEAHLWVDMAHFAGLVAAGLHPNPVEYADVVTSTTHKTLGGPRGGIILAKKEFAKKLNSSVFPGFQGGPLEHVIAAKAVSFKVAASEDFKERQRRTVDGARILAERLTAPDARAAGVNVLSGGTDVHLILVDLRESELDGRQAEDRLHEVGITVNRNAVPDDPRPPMVTSGLRIGTPALATRGFTTEDFAEVADVIAETLKAPAPFEGSAVETLKARVEALADKHPLYPGLGK; via the coding sequence ATGTCCGTTCTGAACACGCCCCTGCACGAGCTCGACCCCGAGGTCGCCGCCGCCGTCGACGCCGAGCTGGTCCGCCAGCAGTCCACCCTGGAGATGATCGCCTCCGAGAACTTCGCGCCCCTCGCGGTGCTGGAGGCGCAGGGTTCCGTCCTGACCAACAAGTACGCCGAGGGCTACCCGGGGCGCCGTTACTACGGCGGCTGCGAGCACGTCGACGTCACCGAGCAGATCGCCATCGACCGGGTCAAGGAGCTGTTCGGCGCCGAGTACGCCAACGTGCAGCCCCACTCGGGCGCTTCGGCCAACCAGGCCGCCCTGTTCGCGCTGGCCCAGCCCGGTGACACCATCCTCGGCCTGGACCTGGCGCACGGCGGCCACCTGACCCACGGGATGCGGCTGAACTTCTCCGGCAAGCAGTTCGACGTGGTCGCCTACCACGTGGACGCCGCCACCGGCCTGGTCGACATGGCCGAGCTGGAGCGGCTCGCCAAGGAGCACCGGCCCAAGGTGATCATCGCGGGCTGGTCGGCGTATCCGCGGCAGCTGGACTTCGCCGAGTTCCGCCGGATCGCCGACGAGGTCGAGGCCCATCTGTGGGTGGACATGGCGCACTTCGCGGGTCTGGTCGCGGCCGGTCTGCACCCCAACCCGGTGGAGTACGCGGACGTCGTCACCTCCACCACCCACAAGACGCTGGGCGGCCCGCGCGGCGGCATCATCCTCGCGAAGAAGGAGTTCGCGAAGAAGCTGAACTCGTCCGTCTTCCCGGGCTTCCAGGGCGGCCCCCTGGAGCACGTGATCGCGGCCAAGGCGGTGTCCTTCAAGGTCGCCGCGAGCGAGGACTTCAAGGAGCGCCAGCGCCGCACGGTCGACGGCGCGCGGATCCTCGCCGAGCGCCTCACCGCGCCGGATGCCCGCGCGGCCGGTGTGAACGTGCTGTCCGGCGGCACCGACGTGCATCTGATCCTGGTGGACCTGCGCGAGTCCGAGCTGGACGGCCGGCAGGCCGAGGACCGGCTCCACGAGGTCGGCATCACGGTCAACCGCAACGCCGTCCCCGACGACCCGCGTCCGCCGATGGTCACCTCGGGCCTGCGGATCGGTACGCCCGCCCTCGCCACCCGCGGCTTCACGACCGAGGACTTCGCCGAGGTCGCGGACGTCATCGCCGAGACCCTGAAGGCGCCCGCGCCCTTCGAGGGGTCCGCGGTGGAGACGCTGAAGGCCCGGGTCGAAGCCCTCGCCGACAAGCACCCGCTGTATCCCGGTCTGGGCAAGTAG
- the gcvH gene encoding glycine cleavage system protein GcvH, producing the protein MSNPQQLRYSKEHEWLSGAENGVSTVGITEHAANALGDVVFVQLPEVGAGVTAGETCGELESTKSVSDLYSPVNGEVTEVNEDVVNDPSLVNSAPFEGGWLFKVRVAEEPADLLSADEYTAFSAG; encoded by the coding sequence ATGAGCAACCCCCAGCAGCTGCGCTACAGCAAGGAGCACGAGTGGCTGTCGGGCGCCGAGAACGGCGTCTCGACGGTCGGCATCACGGAGCACGCGGCCAACGCGCTCGGTGACGTCGTCTTCGTGCAGCTCCCGGAGGTCGGTGCCGGTGTGACCGCGGGCGAGACCTGCGGCGAGCTGGAGTCGACCAAGTCGGTCAGCGACCTGTACTCCCCCGTCAACGGTGAGGTCACCGAGGTCAACGAGGACGTGGTCAACGACCCGTCGCTGGTGAACTCCGCCCCCTTCGAGGGCGGCTGGCTGTTCAAGGTACGCGTCGCGGAGGAGCCGGCCGACCTGCTCTCCGCCGACGAGTACACCGCCTTTTCCGCCGGCTGA
- the gcvT gene encoding glycine cleavage system aminomethyltransferase GcvT, whose amino-acid sequence MSSTAPRHTALDALHRSLGATMTDFAGWDMPLRYGSERDEHTAVRTRAGLFDLSHMGEITVTGPQAASFLNHALVGNIASVGTGRARYTMICRSDGGILDDLIVYRLAETEAGSAHYMVVANASNAQVVLDALTERAAGFDVEVRDDRDAYALIAVQGPQSAGVLTSLTDADLDGLKYYAGLPGTVAGVPALIARTGYTGEDGFELFVKPEHAVELWQALTKAGEGVGLVPCGLSCRDTLRLEAGMPLYGHELSTSLTPFDAGLGRVVKFEKEGDFVGREALQEAATRSEQNPPRVLVGLVAEGRRVPRAGYAVVADGRVVGEVTSGAPSPTLGKPIAMAYVDAAHAAPGTTGVGVDIRGSHEPYEVVALPFYKRQK is encoded by the coding sequence ATGAGCAGTACCGCACCCCGTCACACCGCGCTCGACGCCCTGCATCGTTCACTGGGCGCGACCATGACCGACTTCGCCGGCTGGGACATGCCCCTGCGCTACGGCTCCGAGCGCGACGAACACACCGCCGTGCGCACCCGTGCCGGGCTCTTCGACCTCTCGCACATGGGCGAGATCACGGTCACCGGGCCGCAGGCGGCTTCCTTCCTGAACCACGCGCTGGTCGGCAACATCGCGTCCGTCGGTACCGGCCGCGCCCGCTACACCATGATCTGCCGGAGTGACGGCGGCATCCTGGACGACCTGATCGTGTACCGGCTCGCCGAGACGGAGGCCGGGTCCGCTCACTACATGGTCGTCGCCAACGCCTCCAACGCCCAGGTGGTGCTGGACGCGTTGACCGAGCGTGCGGCCGGCTTCGACGTCGAGGTGCGCGACGACCGGGACGCGTACGCGCTGATCGCCGTACAGGGTCCGCAGTCCGCCGGTGTCCTGACGTCCCTCACCGACGCCGACCTCGACGGCCTGAAGTACTACGCCGGCCTGCCCGGCACCGTCGCCGGGGTCCCCGCTCTCATCGCCCGCACCGGCTACACCGGCGAGGACGGCTTCGAACTGTTCGTGAAGCCTGAGCACGCGGTCGAGCTGTGGCAGGCCCTGACCAAGGCCGGCGAGGGCGTCGGCCTGGTCCCCTGCGGACTGTCCTGCCGGGACACGCTGCGCCTGGAGGCGGGCATGCCGCTGTACGGGCATGAGCTCTCCACGTCGTTGACGCCCTTCGACGCCGGCCTCGGCCGGGTCGTGAAGTTCGAGAAGGAGGGCGACTTCGTGGGCCGCGAGGCCCTCCAGGAGGCCGCCACCCGTTCGGAGCAGAACCCCCCGCGGGTCCTCGTCGGCCTGGTCGCCGAGGGCCGCCGGGTCCCGCGCGCCGGATACGCCGTCGTCGCGGACGGCCGGGTCGTCGGCGAGGTCACCTCCGGCGCCCCCTCCCCCACGCTGGGCAAGCCGATCGCGATGGCGTACGTCGACGCGGCGCACGCGGCACCGGGCACGACCGGTGTCGGAGTGGACATCCGGGGCAGTCACGAGCCGTACGAGGTCGTGGCGTTGCCGTTCTACAAGCGTCAGAAGTAG
- a CDS encoding ATP-binding protein has protein sequence MNRTTAYATTSALALPPQPTVPATEACGPLGAPVVRDLRERGGHSPHALLFGPQDLVAITGLPGSGKSTLMRRTVKGLRIDSQDARDRWATRMPRFLPYAVYRPLVRLAHYAGLRRALRSGEGVVVHDCGTQAWVRGWLAREARRRGGTLHLLLLDVTPDTALAGQRERGRGVSRYAFLRHRGAASRLIGSVGKGDLPPGCGSAVLVDRDAANVLRRIGFAG, from the coding sequence GTGAACAGGACCACGGCGTACGCGACCACCTCGGCTCTCGCGCTGCCCCCGCAGCCGACGGTCCCGGCCACGGAGGCCTGCGGCCCGCTCGGCGCACCCGTCGTCCGCGATCTCCGTGAGCGCGGCGGCCACAGCCCGCACGCACTGCTCTTCGGCCCCCAGGACCTCGTCGCGATCACCGGCCTGCCCGGCAGCGGCAAGTCCACGCTGATGCGACGCACGGTCAAGGGCCTGCGCATCGACTCCCAGGACGCCCGCGACCGCTGGGCGACGCGGATGCCCCGCTTCCTGCCGTACGCGGTCTACCGCCCGCTGGTCCGCCTCGCGCACTACGCCGGTCTGCGCCGCGCCCTGCGCTCCGGCGAGGGGGTCGTGGTGCACGACTGCGGTACGCAGGCCTGGGTGCGCGGCTGGCTGGCCCGCGAGGCGCGGCGCCGGGGCGGCACCCTGCACCTGCTGCTGCTCGACGTCACGCCGGACACCGCGCTGGCCGGGCAGCGCGAGCGCGGCCGCGGTGTCTCGCGGTACGCGTTCCTGCGCCACCGGGGCGCCGCCTCGCGCCTGATCGGCTCCGTGGGGAAGGGCGACCTGCCCCCGGGCTGCGGCTCGGCGGTGCTGGTCGACCGGGACGCGGCGAACGTGCTGCGGCGGATCGGCTTCGCCGGTTGA
- a CDS encoding enhanced serine sensitivity protein SseB gives MDFPADLPADFPGFPAQAHPHPHGGWPGNELEEVLSASLGVPGAGGRILEVLGRSFVWVPLPNGGGPHSGPLDLPTLEIEGQVHVPVFSSEEQFRQVVGSHLSYTIAPAVEFARGLPPQVGLAVNPDGTVGVPLPPAAVAELCRMGRTPLDGPAAGGRVRLFEPDWQDDPVDFLATASSEFAATGVVRTARRCLAVIETADPVMFVGVELSQWEGDLRALPMEALARALGTSPVQWPVNLVLLDVADDPVGHWMRQSVRPFYQHGY, from the coding sequence ATGGACTTCCCGGCGGATCTCCCCGCTGACTTCCCGGGTTTCCCGGCACAGGCACACCCTCATCCGCACGGCGGATGGCCCGGCAACGAGCTGGAGGAGGTGCTGTCCGCCTCCCTCGGCGTCCCCGGGGCGGGCGGGCGGATCCTCGAGGTGCTCGGCCGCAGCTTCGTCTGGGTGCCGCTGCCCAACGGCGGCGGCCCGCACAGCGGTCCGCTGGACCTGCCCACGCTGGAGATCGAGGGCCAGGTGCATGTCCCGGTGTTCAGCTCCGAGGAGCAGTTCCGCCAGGTCGTCGGCTCGCACCTGTCGTACACCATCGCCCCGGCGGTCGAGTTCGCCCGCGGTCTGCCGCCCCAGGTCGGCCTCGCGGTGAACCCGGACGGCACGGTCGGTGTCCCCTTGCCGCCGGCCGCCGTCGCCGAACTGTGCCGGATGGGCCGTACCCCGCTGGACGGCCCCGCGGCCGGCGGCCGGGTCCGTCTGTTCGAGCCGGACTGGCAGGACGACCCGGTCGACTTCCTCGCGACGGCCTCGTCCGAGTTCGCCGCCACGGGAGTGGTGCGCACCGCCCGCCGCTGCCTCGCCGTCATCGAGACGGCCGACCCGGTCATGTTCGTGGGCGTGGAACTGTCCCAGTGGGAGGGCGACTTGAGGGCCCTGCCGATGGAGGCCCTGGCCCGGGCCCTGGGCACCAGCCCCGTCCAGTGGCCGGTCAACCTGGTCCTCCTGGACGTGGCGGACGACCCGGTCGGCCACTGGATGCGGCAGAGCGTGCGGCCCTTCTACCAACACGGCTACTGA
- a CDS encoding enhanced serine sensitivity protein SseB C-terminal domain-containing protein, translating into MSASSTAAGQVEHMLRQVTPGRYDAYEALLRALATPSSGQVWMLLWHGQAGSPDAQYGNMEVEGFGYAPCVTSAQELSASGWNRSYEVIDGLDAARTLYPDHYGLWLNPHAPGGGVGIPWLDLRRIATGLERQPAGPLRLSEPGIEIPQFYALLAQNAHRTPAVRALRRAWVQPALGAPYLAIGLDVYDTSPQAVDSVRAMMQQSIGAVPDGLPVSTVAMSDEYDPVALWMRVNARPFYDREAHAAPAPAPASGYGYPQAGGRY; encoded by the coding sequence GTGAGCGCCAGCAGCACCGCGGCCGGGCAGGTCGAGCACATGCTGCGCCAGGTGACGCCGGGGCGTTACGACGCCTACGAGGCGCTCCTGCGCGCGCTCGCCACCCCGTCCTCCGGACAGGTGTGGATGCTGCTGTGGCACGGCCAGGCGGGTTCCCCCGACGCCCAGTACGGGAACATGGAGGTCGAGGGGTTCGGCTACGCCCCGTGCGTCACCTCCGCCCAGGAGTTGTCGGCCAGCGGCTGGAACAGATCGTACGAAGTGATCGACGGCCTCGACGCGGCCCGCACCCTCTACCCCGACCACTACGGCCTCTGGCTCAATCCGCATGCCCCGGGCGGCGGTGTCGGCATCCCCTGGCTCGACCTGCGCCGCATCGCCACCGGCCTGGAACGCCAGCCGGCCGGGCCCCTCAGGCTCTCCGAACCCGGCATCGAGATCCCGCAGTTCTACGCCCTGCTCGCCCAGAACGCCCACCGCACCCCGGCCGTCCGCGCCCTGCGCCGCGCCTGGGTGCAGCCCGCGCTCGGGGCGCCGTATCTCGCCATCGGTCTCGATGTGTACGACACCAGCCCGCAGGCCGTCGACTCGGTGCGCGCGATGATGCAGCAGTCCATCGGTGCCGTCCCGGACGGGCTGCCGGTGTCGACCGTGGCCATGTCCGACGAGTACGACCCGGTCGCCCTGTGGATGCGGGTCAACGCCCGCCCGTTCTACGACCGTGAGGCACATGCGGCCCCGGCCCCGGCCCCGGCGAGCGGCTACGGCTATCCGCAGGCGGGTGGCCGGTACTGA
- a CDS encoding ABC transporter permease — MTAPLHDTAAEAAPTAPVDPAASGAKKVEGRSLRQIAWYRLKQDKVALAGGITVLVLVLVAVFAPLIVSLLGHPPNEFHQEELDPLTNLPQGAWGGVSGDYLFGVEPNKGRDVFSRIVYGARISLLVAFLAAVVAVVLGTLFGIVAGYFGGWIDALISRVMDVLLSFPQLLFIISLVSVLPDDLLGLTGSGVRIAVLVAVIGFFGWPYVGRIVRGQTLSLREREYIEAARSLGGGRRYILFRELLPNLFAPIMVYATLMIPTNILTEAALSFLGAGVRPPTASWGGMLRDALQTYEHDPMFMVFPGATIFITVLAFNLFGDGLRDALDPKGTR, encoded by the coding sequence ATGACGGCGCCATTGCACGACACAGCTGCGGAAGCGGCGCCGACCGCTCCGGTCGACCCCGCGGCCTCAGGCGCCAAGAAGGTCGAAGGCCGGTCCCTGAGGCAGATCGCCTGGTACCGCCTGAAGCAGGACAAGGTGGCTCTCGCGGGCGGTATCACCGTGCTGGTCCTGGTGTTGGTCGCCGTGTTCGCCCCGCTGATCGTCTCGCTGCTCGGACACCCGCCGAACGAGTTTCACCAAGAGGAACTCGACCCGCTGACCAACCTGCCACAGGGCGCCTGGGGCGGCGTGAGCGGCGACTACCTGTTCGGCGTCGAGCCCAACAAGGGCCGCGACGTGTTCAGTCGCATCGTCTACGGCGCCCGCATCTCGCTCCTGGTGGCCTTCCTGGCCGCCGTCGTCGCGGTGGTCCTCGGCACGCTCTTCGGGATCGTTGCCGGCTACTTCGGCGGCTGGATCGACGCGCTGATCAGCCGCGTCATGGACGTGCTGCTCTCCTTCCCGCAGCTTCTCTTCATCATCTCCCTGGTCTCGGTTCTCCCGGACGACCTGCTGGGACTGACCGGCTCGGGCGTGCGCATCGCCGTCCTGGTCGCGGTCATCGGCTTCTTCGGCTGGCCCTACGTCGGCCGTATCGTCCGGGGCCAGACGCTGAGCCTCCGTGAGCGCGAGTACATCGAGGCCGCGCGCAGCCTGGGCGGTGGCAGGCGGTACATCCTCTTCCGGGAGCTGCTGCCCAACCTGTTCGCGCCGATCATGGTCTACGCGACGCTGATGATTCCGACCAACATCCTCACGGAGGCGGCGCTCAGCTTCCTCGGTGCGGGTGTGCGGCCGCCGACGGCGTCGTGGGGCGGCATGCTGCGCGACGCCCTGCAGACCTACGAGCACGACCCGATGTTCATGGTCTTCCCCGGCGCGACGATCTTCATCACCGTCCTGGCCTTCAACCTCTTCGGTGACGGCCTGCGGGACGCTCTCGATCCCAAGGGGACCCGCTGA